Below is a window of Sebastes umbrosus isolate fSebUmb1 chromosome 13, fSebUmb1.pri, whole genome shotgun sequence DNA.
TCATAGATGTATGTAAGGGTGGCAATATGGACAAAATCTGTGGAAACgggctgtttgtgtgtatcaAACGACACTGTGTGCCGTTTATGTCTCACTAGAGTCACTACACAGGGGTTGGACAGGAGTGTCTTACCTCATACTCTACTAGTCTCCTCTCTGCCAGGTCAGCCTTGTTCCCGGCCAGCGCAATAACAATGTTAGGACTGGCCTGCCTCTGCAGCTCCTTCACCCAGGCCTTGGCTCTCTCAAAGGTCTcctgcacaaacacagcagcaccAAGGTCAGATAAACCACCAACACACATGTAAATACCAGGCAGAAAGGTCATGGAAGCTGTGCTTGAATAATACATCAGTATAAGTCTATTCATCAGACTGCTCACCTCCTAAAATTAATGTATGCATAGAGGTGGGTagtatactttatttatttttttataacagtaataacaaaaacagcaaCAGTGAGAGCAGCAACAAAGAACAACAATATTGAGATTAGGTTTGTTTATGTAATTTCAAAAGGAGCTAAATGacagtgagggaaaaaaacaaacaataagaaggcacgaaataaataaataaataattcattaatcAACCAGTTAGTGAATAATAATGCCAATGGTAGAGgaataatagatttttttctttaaataaactaaagaagaaaaatatatagtGATGATAATAACAAGTAATCAACAATAGTAAGATTAACAATAACAGTGaaaatagcagtaataataataattaaaaaaggcaAGTTGATAGTAGCTTAAGTGGTGACACTTGTGATAATAAGAAGAcaagaaataatgaattaattgagCAATTAGTGAATAAATAGAGGTGTTAGAGGTGcacagtattaataataatgataaagtaaacaacagtaatattaatcATGAAATTAGTGaaaatagtagtaataataataatcatgatggCATGTTGATAGTAGCTGAAGTGGTGACACTTGTAGTAATAAGAAggcaagaaagaaaaataatgaattaagcAATTAGTGAATAATAATAGCAATGGTAGAGGTGAGCAGTAGTAATGTAATGTGTAGCTGGGTAGTGTACTGCTATATATTAAAATCAGATTGtcttggttgtttttttatctagTATTGTGATGCAAATGACTGTTACAGTCAAAGTTATTACCCTGAAGGACAGATTTTGAATTGAATGTGTTTATACTTTACCGGCTTGGTGATGTCAAAGACAACGATGGCAGCCTGAGCGCCGCGGTAGTACATCGGAGCCAGGCTGTGGTATCGCTCTTGTCCTGCAGTGTCCCAGATCTCAAACTTCACTGTGGTGTCATCTAGACACACCGACTGAGCCAGGAACGCAGCTGGACATGAAGCGGGAAAATGACATGTTACCAGGTGTTCTTAAAACCACCAGATTAATACACACACTGTCCACACTCACCTCCTATGGTTGTCTCCTGGAACTCATCAAATTGTCCCTTGACGAATCGCAGCACCAGGCTGGACTTGCCCACAGCCATGTCGCCCAGCAGCACCAACTTGAACTGGCATATCTTGGTCTGTGGAAGTGTGCCGTTGGAGCGGCCTCCACTCCCTCTGGAGCTCATACCGGCCCGCTGTAGGAGACGGCAGGGGGGCTAGGCCTCCTCCCTGGGGTGGAGACAGGTGCTTCTGGGATGTCAGTCACTTCCAGAGTGGGGTCAAGTCTCGCTGATGGGTGTCTTGACCTCTCTTGACTCCTTGTTTTGTCTGAGTGAAGAAGTGAAAGTTTTGTTTTGGTGCAAGATTACTTCATGCTTACAAACCCTTTTCTCTCTATCTCAAGGCAACAGACGCCTCCTCCAGTGCATCAACAGTTACAGATTAGTTTTATAAGGAGGGCTGCAGATCTGACATGAACTTAAGgaattgcattgcattgcaactgcatttctttacatttaccAGCCCTGAATATTTGCTGCACATCGTACCCTAACTCACAAACTCAAGGAAACAAACGCCTCCTCCAGTGCATCAGTAAAGTCTAAAGATTAAGAGTTTGATAAGGAGAGCTGCAGATCTGACATGAACTCAAGGAATTGCATTGCAactgcatttatttacatttaccaGCCCTGAATGTCTGCTGCACATCTTACCTTAACTCACAAACTCTTTCCTTCATGTTTCAAGGTAACAAACGCCTCCTCCAGTGCATCAGTAAAGTCTAAAGATTAAGAGTTTGATAAGGAGGGCTGCAGATTTGCCATGGACTCAAGgaattgcattgcattgcaactgcttttttttttttacatttaccaACCCTGAATGTCTGCTGTGTTCACATCTTACCTTAACTCACAAACACTTTCCTTTCTGTCTCAAGGCAACAAACGCCTCCTTCAGTGCATCCGTAAAGTGTAAAGATTAAGAGTTTGATAAGGTGGGCTGCAGATCTGACATGAACTCAAGgaattgcattgcattgcaactgcatttctttacatttaccAGCCCTGAATGTCTGCTGCACATCTTACCTTAACTCACAAACACTTTCTTTCCCAAGGCAACAAACGCCTCCTCCAGTGCATCAACAGTTACAGATTAGTTTTATCAGGAGGGCTTCAGATCTGACATGAACTCAAGgcattgcattgcattgcaactgcatttctttacatttaccAGCCCTGAAATGTCTGCTGCACATCTTACCTTGCCTCACAAACTCAATCCTTTCTGTCTCAAGGCGACAAACGCCTCCTTCAGTGCATCAGTAAAGTCTTAAGATTAAGAGTTTGATAAAGAGGGCTGCAGATCTGACATGAATTCAAGgaattgcattgcattgcaaCTGCATCTCTGAATGTCTGCTGCACATCTTACCTTGCCTCACAAACTTGTTCCTTTCTGTCTCAAGGCAACAAACGCCTCCATAAAGATTAGGGTTTTGTTATGGAGGGTGGAGATTTTCCTTGGCAGGAATAGCAAGATGCATGTTTGCATTGCATAGCTGCATTACCAGCCCTGAATGTCTCCTCTGTGTTCACTGATTTAGAGTCATGTTTGCACATATTTCCCATTGCTAGCTGTGTCCCATTATCATGCAGTGAAACTTGAGCTTTAACAGGGATGCTGCACCTCATAGACATCATCCATCCCTGCAGAGCATTAGTCATTTTAAACATTAACCTCAGACCACCTCAGAGTGTCTGTGCATCCCTGCACTAAGGTCAGTGCATGATAGCACATCACCAGCACCTCCTTATCTTTGCGTTATGTGCTACCGCTGCGACCCCTCAGTCTGGACCAGATAATCTATATTTCGACGAGcaattaaacacacaaacaccagctGTTGGTGTAAACAACATATACAGCTACTGAGaggaaaatataaaacaaatactcACCTTATATATTGTGGTTGCAGCAGCAGTGCAGGTATCGCAAAGCTTGACTGTTGACAATTTGGCTGATATCAGCTGGTGAAAGAAAATGTTAACACTTCCTGTAATTCAGCACATGCGCACTGAGTGCCGCATTGTCAAAACCTGACCGCATTCAGTGACTTCACAGTTTTACATTCTTCAGTTTCGACTAAATTTACTAATGTGGAGACACGtttatcatctttttttataGCCGAATGCAAGATATTGTCTATTTACAATAGTAAGTATAATTACAGCCCAGATAAGCATATAATGACTGCACTAATTAATATTAACCTTAAATTGTGAGTTATCTGAATGGGCTTTTGAACGACATTCATTGACCGTGAGTTTTACACGTGTGGCCTCCAGGCTGCTGGGGGCGCCAGTTAGAGAGGCACCCGGATGTCTTTACCACACATGGAGGATGTTGTGTCTGTGAGCTCATCTCAGTGCACTGAACACTTTCATATGTATTTAATACACTGTACAATATGTGTACTTGTGTGACAGCTTGCTGACATTATGCcaacaacaaacagaaagaagcAGAAGAAAGGGAGGGATACCTCGGTATGCTAATTTATTCACTATATCTTAAAACCTGATATAGAAAGTATGTCAATCTTGAGGTATTTCTATTTTACTGGGGGTATTTCCATTGCATGCCACTGTAGACTTCTACTCTCCTGCAATTCAAACTATTTCACatgcaaaacatataaaatatgaagcaTTGTTATAGATTGAACTACCCATCCCATCCCACAGTGTATAAACTGTTGTACACTTGTACATTAATACACCAGTAATCCAGTAACCTAATGTCTAATAGTGCAACACTCACAGGggcatttttctgcattgaatGCTTCCACTATTGATACTTTGATAAGAACATTTTGCCAAAAATAcctacacaccaaaaaactgacaataacctgatatgtTCAGGTGGAAttgcattcattctcactgtgcaatataattttccacttctgcaattttgttaatagtctgtttcctgccagtactgtatatactgctcctatttttatacttccttctatttaaatggttcatattttgttacactttgttcatctcctgtgttagctgatgcatcttgtttttttgcactatcccctttgctgctgtacactgcaaatgtccccactgtgggactaataaaggaatatctgctCTTATCTTATACTTTTAACATTTTCAGtggaggacttttactttgtgatattgctatttttactaaagtaaaggatctgattATTTCCTCCACCACTGGCAAAAAGTAAATCCAACTGGTCACAGGCTTTTGCATTTACAGTAATGAtggttctgtgtttgttgttgtttctggaTCCAGGTACAGGGGACCAACGACAGCAGCACGGTGAGCAAGGTGTCTGCTGCAGCGCAGGGCTACTTCCACGATGTCTTCCTCCAACACTTTGTGTGCAAAGTGGCCAGGAGAGCCCCGCTCATCAACAGGTCAGCGGGGATCTAAATGCTGTCATGCTTGGGACTCAGTGATCAAGGTCACAATCACTTTATTGAACACACCAAAAAAATACATGCACAGGAGTTGGCCTTGGTTGGTGTAAATATGGATATGATTTATGCAGTGACAAAGAACCACCACATACAGGAGTCATAGTGGTACAATAATCGCAGTCATAGAGGGTGAAAGTGTGTGAAGCATCACATCTTGAACAATGACATGACACAAAGCTGGACTGAAATGACCCAGTAATGTGTTAAAATGCTTACATCTACTGCAAGGTAATacacagtaataataatgacagactaaacagcaataaaatcaggattttcattatggattaatctgcagattgttttttatttatttatctgttataAAATATAACACAGAGTTTCTTGATCCAGTGCAGCACTCCttattttttcttcattatcagacagtacagtatattataataacaataataaagtgTTGTACAAATTgaagtgtactgtatgttttaggGGCTACTACGTGCGCTGGAGAGCTGTGGACCACTGCGTGAGGAGGTTCTTACACATTACTGAAAACTGCCCCAAGAGACAGGTAAGTTAGCAACATCATTTCCAACACTGTTTCGTATGGAAAGTTGGAAAAGGTTGCGTATTcataccatcatttattttttcttattgtcttTCCCTTTTTGCTAGATCGTGTCTTTGGGTGCAGGGTTCGACTCTGCGTATTTCCGCCTCCACGCAGATGAAGCACTGGACAGGGCTGTTGTGTTTGAGGTAGATTTTCCTGATGTCGCCCGGCGCAAAGCTGCCCTGATCAACTCTAATGTTACACTGAGAGGGATGTTAGACCCCAATTCATCTTCTCTTTCAGGTTTGTCATTTCCTTCACTGTGATTCAAATCGATTTTCATTGTCATATAAGTCGTGTTAGATTTCAGAAgcatatgtctgtctgtgtgtcttcaggACCTGTGTATGTGTCCAGTGGTCAGTACCGTCTGCTAGGGGTGGATGTTAGAGAGGAGTCCCAGTTTGAGGAGGCTCTGGGAGCAGCTGGGCTTGACTGGGCTGCCCCCACACTAATCCTCTCTGAAGTGGTGCTCACCTACATGGAAACACAATGGTAAGGAGTGCAATTTGCGTAgaacccaccctccggttcccccccccaggttaacactgttagctctgtcagcagtttgttttcattgttagcaccgttagcacaGTATGTTCTTTGCTGTTAGTTGCGAGCCACCTGctcagctgtcaccatgttgaaAGCCGTGCAGAAGCAATAGAAAGGTTCCCAATCTCACATTCAGCACAAGTATGTGTATGATGATTCTAATTAAGTGTAAGTTTAAAATCatgtactttattttgaaatacattatCACAATATCTAgcaaaaataatcatgattatgaCCTTAGCCATGATCGTACAGCTCTAATGTGAATGTTTGTcagttatacagtatgttgtgtgtCTTCCAGGTCAGACGCTGTCATTAGTTGGGCAGCAAAGCTCCTGCCACAGTCACTCTTCGTCATGTATGAGCAGATACATCCATTCGATCCCTTTGGTCGCATCATGCAAGATCACTTCCTGAAACTAAATTCAACTCTGCATGCCCTCCGACAATACCCggacactgctgcacagaggCACCGCTTCCTGGACAAGGCCAGTATGCAGACGATACATACTTATTACAACATCTTGTTACTGTTGTTGGTTGCTCTGTTTTTCTGCAAACGTTCGTACAAATGTTTAATCAGATGGCGTTgtggtgtttttgtctttagggctgggagcagtgtgtgtgtctggatctGAATGACTTCTACCTCGGGCTGGTCCCTGAGGAGGAGAGATGCAGAGGGGAGAGCCTGGAGCCTTTTGATGAATATGAGGTTAGCTGTTGAACTGTGCTTACATCTTCTTATTTTGTATAAAATCATATGTCCCAGTAATAATATTGAACAGAGTGACTCTATGTCTTGTCAGGAGTGGCACCAGAAATGTTCCCACTACTTCATCCTTACTGCATCTCGAGGCTCTTTGATGGAGCAGGCTTTACTCACGCATGCTCCAGGTAGCTATCACTTTATTTCCATCTCATAGAAAACCACACAGGCATCTAACaaatcttttgtttgttttgcgtCAGTATCTCCAGTGCCGTCCGTTTGCCCGTCTTGGAGCACCACAGCCCTGAGTGTGCAGACCGTACCAGTTTGTACAGAGGGGCTGGGGATGGCTTCCACCTCGGTGAGCCCGGGGCAAGTCCTGCTAACAGGAGGCTCTAGCAGAAGAGGCAGGGGGATGGGAACCAGGATCCTCCTCAGGGGCCAGGAGGGCTGGACGTCTGTTAGTGTGGAACCAGCAGTAGATTTAGGTGAGAGGGTGTGCTGCTTCTGATTTCAGTTTTCTGACTGTCAGTAGTAGTTTTTGCTCTCACACTACATTTAGAGAGAATGTGCAAAAAGTGACAGGTTTGGTTAATCCATAAAAAGTTAGTTCCAGCTTGAATCAGAACTTGTTATATTCATGCAGCACTCCTAGCAGCACTGACCAAGGCATCTGCACAAAATCATGACCATTACTGTTTTCTTTCTAGTCGTATTATAAAAATTGTGCGAGTAAAATGAGACCAGTTTAGCCTCCAGTGTGAACAGTTGGTTGTCGTGTTGTCTTCTCCCAGGTGTTCGACTCTACCACACTGCCACCTCTCTTCCTGGAAGAGGTGTTGTGGTATACGGCGGTCGCTCCTCTCCACTCAAACCCGCCAAAGACCTTTTCAGAGTAACCCTGGACCCCTGTGGTCCAGCTGGTCCTCTCGACTCAGAGGACCGAGACACGGGGAAACTCTGTGTAGAGCAGATGGTCTGTACGGGTGATCCACCACCGCCCAGATGGAGGCACACTGCTACGATGGTCCGTCACAAAGGTGAGATAAAATAGGAAATCTTTTGTgatttctttcctcttttcgctcattcattttcatccttacttacttatttattatacattaaTGCTCTCTCTATTTTCTTCTGTAGGTGAAgactttctgtttgtgtttggtggaaaGAATGAATCAGAGGCAGTTCTGGGTGACGGCTACTTCCTGAGTCTAGACCAGCAGCACTGGACTGAGGTCAGTCGCTAtccagtggtgtagtggagggTATACGCAGGTATACCTTTTTTTGTGGCGGTTTACAGTTTACACCACTATAAGTCAAAAAGCTATTAGGATATATAGGAGAGTATACTCACCTCCTCCTACCTAGTAGCACACCCACCTCATCacatacattttttgtctgctgATTTCTTACTGCAGGACTTGAAGCTCCACACTGTGACAGTCTATTTTTTAGCAACATTTTGTGAATTAAACTTCCCACAAACAGATGAACAGGCAGCCTTTTATGGCAGTTTTAGAGATGTAAGTAAGAAAAAAGTAAGAGAATGTTTTAGGAGaagaatatgaaaatgttcttgcatgaggctcaatgtgtatgtgtgtgtgtgtgtgtgtgttatttacagATCCCAGTAGAGGGCGCAGCACCAGAGGCTCGTCATTCCCACTCAGCATGTTCATATCAGGGAGGTGTGGTGGTGTTTGGAGGACTGGACAGAAGGGGGGTACCACTGGGGGACACAGCGGTGTTGAGGCCAGCTGAGAGAGGCTTCTCCTGGGAAACAATAGAGCTGCAGCCTCCTCCTGTTCCCAGGTCTGTAGTTCATCAAAGCCAGTGACTTTCACATCATTCACTCCTGAAGTTTCTACTGAAGTAAATCATCCACTAAAGAGCCATAAGACCTGAAACTGTTTCCTTTGTTTTAGATACTCTCATTCTGCCCATGTGATTGGTGAAAAGCTGGTTGTGGTTGGTGGAGTTTGGCTGCATTCAGACGGTGTACCAGGTGTCGTTGTGATCGACCTCACCGAGCGCAGCAGTGTGGAATTCAGCCTGGACACGGTCAGTTAACATttggacaaactaaacacagcaatagttttaagtgaaattcaGTGACTTTTGACTGTATTGATGCATCCACCCCATGTTGTAAAGGCATCAATTACTACATATACAGTCATTTGTTAGCAATGCATTTTCATTGATCATGTAGCCTCAGGTTAGACCTTTTAACCAAGATACTGACTGATCAATCATTGTGTGTTCTAACATCTCTAGTCCTCGGTGCCGTGGCCACTGATGCTCCACTCATTctgctctgagctgacggacTCAGAAGAGCTGCTCCTGATAGGTGGAGGAGGAAACTGTTTCTCTTTTGGGACTCACTTCAACCTTCAGCCTGTCACTGTGGACCTCAGACCCGCGCTGGGATGAAGCAGCCTGAAGGGTCAGTCAATCCaaaccgacatcagagaactagcggcgccgaaggccgactgttgcgtcgcctcacatcGCCTGTATGTTGGCCttaaagttgcactcgaacacaccgcaaagacgacagccaacggccaactaccacatacgttctgcgcctgcgtgagatgaaataactccacaccagcaggttgcCCTGGTCTGTATTCATcgttcaaaaagggaaactggaagaccgaggacggtggatatacaagcttcattccagacggccatgtcattgtgaaaatatttgtgtatttgaatgatcagatgagatgaagatgaaaaatgagaagagtcttctgtgtgtgtcctcttgactttagtCACTTGCTTGATTTCTCTCACGAAGTGTTCCGCCACCGAGTCAACATGCTGAAATTCAAAAAGCCACTAACAAGGGCAGACTAGAgtcaaccacagactgtatataacctTGACGCCACCCATTGGTTCGTGGattacggttttgaagcctcgagttcggcattttggccgtggccatcttgattttttgcaaccggaagtgacatgagagggtggagctaagcacagctgaatgctgaataagacattttcagtatacgcatcccctgctttatggtctatttgactctaaatgggaccataatttactaaatgaacatcatgctgtattgaagaagacttgaaactagcgattgagaccataaactcatgtttacaatgtttactgaggtaataaatcaagtgagaagtaggctcattttctcatagacttctatacaatcagacttctttttgcaaccagaggagtcgccccctgctggctattagagagaaggCAAGTTTAAGCCatttccacattggcttcacttttcagagctgGAGATTATCGCCTGGTGTCAACGGTGCTGGACACACTGTAAAAACTAGGGCGACAGATGCTCACCAACGGCCGACGGTCGGCCTgttgtcagggcctttaagcgTTTCtataaaactttaaaatgctCAAGTCAATGACTTAAACTGAGGAGGTTATGCAATCCAGTCTACAACCATCAGACATGTCAAACAGGATGAAATGGATAAACTCCAGACAAGTGTTATTGCTATTGAGCCCTGAAGTGTGGATGCAAGGTCACAAGAGGTTCAAAAGACATTAAACAAGTCATGTATGGCAAATCCAAAGAAACATCTTCAGTTTGCTTTCTGGACAGGTTTTTAATGTGAGACCTCAGTTTCAAATCACAAAATAGTCAATTAAAATCAGAGTCAAATGTCGACTTATTGGGGAGGTGAAATCATTCAGTGAAGCGCCTGAAGGACTGGACCGCAGGACTGAGGGCACCCCAGTCGCCAGGCTTGCGGTATTCCCCCTTCTCCAGGAAGTACTGGCGCCCGCGGTAGTTGGGGTGCTCGTAGAAAACCCACCAGCCGTCGAAGATCTTACAGGAGTTGACCTCCCTCCAGCGGAACTTCTCCAGGAGAGAGGGGCAGTCCTCGGTGGCCTCGAAGGCCTGGCCCCCAAAGTCGGCCTTCTCATAGAGCTGCATCTTGTACTGGGTCCCGCTGGTCTGGAGGGTGACGGGAGGGAAGCGGGGGGAGATGGTAGGGGTGTGGCAGGAGATTACGGGGGGTTAAAGAGGTAGCAGGTGGAGGAGGGTGGTTGTTAGTGCAGGGGGTTAGGACAGAATAGGGAGGGGATGTGGGGTCAGAGAAAAGGGGAAGGGGGGATATATAGGGAGATGAGATTCGTATCCAACGAAGGAAAATGTTTGTAGTCTCATCATGGTCACATCAATTAGATCAGTtccccaacctttttccttaagagaccccttttctatcattgagtaaactgacgtcccctgactaagtgacatattttatggatatttcatattatattcaatgcataacaataacaatacagaacaactgataaactggaCAATTAACCTAAATAGTAAACGCAagaactgcaggaagtttgtgtaaaatgagcgatttggatgaattttgagcagattatctCCTGTGAATGTTGCATCAGAGATGTTTTTCTGTTAGTTTTAGgaatttttaatacatttttttctgtattatgtatgtttcttctttttttttttttaacaatcattaatacttaataggctttttcttttgacaaattcagtgttttcttctccctggtTGGCCATTGGTCTGTTCGCTCTTTAGTTGTTTAAACTGCGCATTTTTCTAATGCGgtacgaggctgtttagcagagagggaaggctctgtgaatataacttgtgttcaggtcttcaccgtgcccttatcctgttcatatcttaaataataattagggctgtcaattgattaaaatagttaatcacgattaatcgcacaattttgagtaaaatgtagcttaaagggagatttgtcaagtatttaaaagtttgcagcgttatttagcctcattcacaaatagctagtacgacatgattccttaggttttctagtttcatatgatgccagtatcttcactctagctttaaaactgagcccgctacaacctaaaaatcacaatgcattaaagaaattagtcacgttaaaacaaatatgcgttaacatgttattatcacgttaactttgacagccctaaaaataacagtttcgtttagttttcttcacagaaatgaataaaatgctgagatataggccgactgtatagattttttaaaagttgGCGCGACCCCCCCGTGAAGCTTTGGCAACCCATAGTGGTTGTCGGGAccctcaggttgggaaccagtgaatTAGATAACTGGCTTCCCATCACCATCCCCTCATTGTTTGCATAGTGCCTTTATAAATAGTGCAAAACTGTACGCATGCAGCTCGTACAAACAAGATTGATTTTTCTATGAAAGTGGTGTCCCTGAATGTGGCTGCAGGCTGTGGGTCAGTTGGATTAAAGCCTGTTCATACTAATAGAACTGAGCCACGTATTGGTCTCCATCGACAAAGCCCTGCAGTCACCGGTAGCATCAACACCACAGCATGACCTCTGTGATGTTCCCATCAGCTAGTTTTACTCTCCCCTGCTCTCGCTGTGGCTTTTATCAGATCACCTAACGTCAGACTGTCTGAGTCATGAAGTTCATAATCCACAATGTGAGACTCCTCTGCTTCACAGTGGAGGAAAAAATCCTACTGGGAGTCAAATATTTACAGGTTAGTGGTTAATTAGCCTCATTGTTCCCGCGACTGAAATTTTTCAATTttttagaaaaaagaaaaatagaaaatgtccTAGAATAAGCAGCAAAAATGTAGGGATTTCTATTATTTTCAGTACACACATTTGAGGGATTTCTATCTATATAATTTCATATCAATAAAAGTTGCACAGAACTATTATAAGTCATACAGCAGGTGAAAACCTTCGCTTGACGAGCCATTCTCCATTAGTTTCAATGAAATTCAATGCACTTTCAGGAAATATGTCTGTGTGCTTCTATTAAATCTTCTATTGTACTTTTTCTTGTCAgccattttctctccatctgtcctCTGACCTGACCCCAGCAGATCAGTCAGTAGTAGTCAAAAGTGTGTACTGAAAATAA
It encodes the following:
- the lcmt2 gene encoding tRNA wybutosine-synthesizing protein 4; this encodes MPTTNRKKQKKGRDTSVQGTNDSSTVSKVSAAAQGYFHDVFLQHFVCKVARRAPLINRGYYVRWRAVDHCVRRFLHITENCPKRQIVSLGAGFDSAYFRLHADEALDRAVVFEVDFPDVARRKAALINSNVTLRGMLDPNSSSLSGPVYVSSGQYRLLGVDVREESQFEEALGAAGLDWAAPTLILSEVVLTYMETQWSDAVISWAAKLLPQSLFVMYEQIHPFDPFGRIMQDHFLKLNSTLHALRQYPDTAAQRHRFLDKGWEQCVCLDLNDFYLGLVPEEERCRGESLEPFDEYEEWHQKCSHYFILTASRGSLMEQALLTHAPVSPVPSVCPSWSTTALSVQTVPVCTEGLGMASTSVSPGQVLLTGGSSRRGRGMGTRILLRGQEGWTSVSVEPAVDLGVRLYHTATSLPGRGVVVYGGRSSPLKPAKDLFRVTLDPCGPAGPLDSEDRDTGKLCVEQMVCTGDPPPPRWRHTATMVRHKGEDFLFVFGGKNESEAVLGDGYFLSLDQQHWTEIPVEGAAPEARHSHSACSYQGGVVVFGGLDRRGVPLGDTAVLRPAERGFSWETIELQPPPVPRYSHSAHVIGEKLVVVGGVWLHSDGVPGVVVIDLTERSSVEFSLDTSSVPWPLMLHSFCSELTDSEELLLIGGGGNCFSFGTHFNLQPVTVDLRPALG
- the rab5b gene encoding ras-related protein Rab-5B — encoded protein: MSSRGSGGRSNGTLPQTKICQFKLVLLGDMAVGKSSLVLRFVKGQFDEFQETTIGAAFLAQSVCLDDTTVKFEIWDTAGQERYHSLAPMYYRGAQAAIVVFDITKPETFERAKAWVKELQRQASPNIVIALAGNKADLAERRLVEYEEAQTYAEDTGLLFMETSAKTAMNVNELFLAIAKKMPKTDTQNPTHAARHRGVNLQDPDAHSNRACCGGN
- the crygs2 gene encoding crystallin, gamma S2, coding for MGRIVFYEDKNFQGRRYECDSDCSDFHAYLSRCNSIRVESGAWVVYERPNYMGYQYVLTRGEYPEYQRWMGLNERLSSCKMVHFTSGTQYKMQLYEKADFGGQAFEATEDCPSLLEKFRWREVNSCKIFDGWWVFYEHPNYRGRQYFLEKGEYRKPGDWGALSPAVQSFRRFTE